The Choloepus didactylus isolate mChoDid1 chromosome 7, mChoDid1.pri, whole genome shotgun sequence genome segment tcaAAGTCTTGGTCTCATCTCTCTGATAGAGCCAAGCAGGAGCTATGCTAACCTCCCCAAAATTCCATAAAGAACAATCTCAGGTATAGCCAAGGATATGCAACAACTTATACACTTATGAGACTATAaattggtacagccactttggaaaacaaatagCATTATCTAGTAAAGTTGAAGCTATATCTACCCTGATGACTTGGAAATTATAACCTCAGGAATATAACCTTGGGGAACTCTTGAATCTGTGTACCAGGAGACATTTATAAGGTTGCTCACAGCAACACTATTTGAAATggcaaaaaactagaaacaacctaaatatttattcagaataCTTTGAAAAAGTAAGTAGTGGTAATGGGTACAAGAGTTCTTTTAGgaataatgtaaatgttctaaaatctgattgtggtacacaactctgtaaatttactaCAAAATTATTGAACAATTAAAATGAGTGGATTTATAGTATATAAataatacctcaataaagctgtgtaTTGTATActtatacaataaaatattatatagcagtgaaaatgaatgaaatattgctAACTCAACTAAAAAGAACTTCAAGAATATCATGTTAAGGCAAAGAAGCAAGTCACAAATGAATAGAAATTATGATTCTCTttagataaattttaaaacctgCAAAGCTAAATAATACATTGatacaaatatatgtgtaaaattGCAAAGTAAAGCAAGGTAATGAAAACAAATCTCAGGATTGTGATTACCGTGAACAGTTGAAGGACAGAGGAAGGATCAGGAGATAGGCTCCCAAGGACTTCAAAGGTAATGGTAATGTTCTATTTATTAAACTAGGCAGTAAGTACTTGGGTTTATTGTATTGCTATTTTTTAcactttatgtatattttataagcATTCTTAGTATCaactccatattttaaaaagtaattttttaaacaaagcacATAACACAAGCCCAGATTTTATGTTAGCAGCCACAAAAATGAAGGAGACACTGTTCTCATGTATAAGCATAAGGAGCAACTGGGAAATAACAATGGAGAATGGCCTAGCAAAAGCACAGCCCCAGAAAGAGCTCTGGGGAACTCCTTGCAAGAAGGAGACTTCATTGGGGTTCTTTCTCTTCCTAATGGTTGCTTGAGAGAAGGGCCAACGACTTAACACTAGGGAACTGCCTTTAGAGCCCAGTGATAGGAGCAAGTTAAACTATGGCTGCACCAGATAAATTCCACCAGCTCACCTGGGCAGTGTCCATGCAGGAATTGCCAGAGTCCCATGGTGCCCAGCTGCTGAAGGGTCAGTTCCTCTGCTTGCAGGGCCACAGTCAGGTCCTCGCCATGTACCTCAAGCCCAAATGACACCTCATTCACCTTCAGGACCAGAACTGAGACCTGTAAAAGGAGACTCTCTAAGTTGAGTCCCAGGCTTCCAGCCCAGACCCTACCCTCTGTAGAGAAGAAAGTACAATAGCTCACCAGGTGAAGACTGAGGTCTGCCCCACTGGGTGAGACTGAACTGTTGGCCTCTGGTGATCCCTGTCCATAATTATCCACAACAGGGCTCCCTTCAACAGCAGCATCTCCCAAGACATTTGGAAGAGAACCTGGTGGGAGAGATTCTGGACCAGATTCTGCATGAGAAAGGTGACAAAAGGGTTCAAAAGTCAAGAAGTTCTGTTCAAATCCAACCTCTAGAAACAGTGAGAACTGTAAAATCAAAACATTTATGAAATTTATGAGACAACTGGAAATTTGAATACTAACTGGATATTTGATAAACTTAAGGAATcactgttaatttttaaaatgtgatgatGGGATTTgatcacatatttttaaagtctgaATCTGcacacttaaaatatttatgaataaaatgaTATGATGTTTGGGATTCACTTCAAAATAATATAGTTGGAAGTGAAGTGAAGAGGAATGTATATGAAACAAGAATGGCCATGAGTTCTTAATAGTTGAAGCTAGGTGATAGGTATTTGGGGGTTATTATTTGATTATGGGTACATTTATACATATTTGATATTTTCTCtaagaagttaaaaaatagtaataaaaacataGGTACCCACCACCTGGCTTAAGAAATAGtgcatttttaaatcattattttcatttagacACTCTTCAGAGACCATTTAacagtttctctttcaataaactgaaaaaaaaaaatgaaaaaaaaaaactaacttccAGAGGTGATTGATAGAATTCCTTCAAAGTTACTTGTTTTATCAGCAGAAAAAAAGTTCCTAGTTATTTCCAACAAAAAAATTCATAggtaggaaacaaacaaaaaacagacaacaaacacacacaccattgACACCAACCACACAACTAATCCTATGGCCACAGCTACAGGGCTATAGGACTAGTGCTCTCTCCTTTGGTCAGTCTTTTTCCGTGATAAAGGTTAAGTGCTGACCAGTAACTTAGAATATATGGGGATAATGCTGGAGCCACAAATCTGTtaagatttctttctttgttttcttttgttttggttaagaaaatgtttattttttcaactcTCAGCTCCTCTTAAATCCAGCCAGTCTGAATGAAGGCAGCAGAGAGAACACTTTCTACACTTCTGCAATTGCTTGGCTCTGCTTCCACATACCAGATTCCAAGAGCATCACAAAGCTATCGCTGCCATCACTGTCCACTGAAATCTGGTCTTCAGGGCCACTGTTATCCAAGGAGACACCATCAAATGACTGCTGAGATACCGTCCTTTTCATTGAAAAAAATCGGAGTCGGGCAGCACCTCCACTCACTGGGGCGGCCATCCCCTCGTCTATCTTGGCTATGGGTTccctgtttaaaaaacaaaaacaaaaacaaaaaacaaaaacatgacttAGGACATGTTTGTTCCCACCCCCTCGCAATACCTTCTCTCTTCAGTCACACAGTTAATGTGAACATACGCCTTGACTTTACCTGCTATAAAGACATCATGTTTTCAAATCACTGGCCTTTCTGAATCCTCTTATTCCAGCATCTCAAACTGCATAAGGAGCCTCTCccataacattaaatgtaaaggTTATTCAAGGTCATCCCAACCACAGAAGGGACCAGCTACCAACAGCACTGGTGTTAAATGAACAGCACCTAAAGCCACCCACATTCACTCCACAAGTATTTACTGCATAATTTCTGTACACAAAACACCATACTAGGCACAAGCCAGGGATGGCGGGTGGTAAGACAGCCCCCATCTTCAAAGAACTTATCATCTATCAGGAAAGAGAAGACATATGTAAATAACATTGTATGGTAGTaagtcacacacacatacaagagGCAAACAGAGGCTCAGGCCAAAGGCTAGGCAACATCaaagaggggaaaggaggagggggagaagatCAGGATGGCTTTGTGGAAAGAGATGGCATTTAAGGTGGTCCTTAAAGGACCATGGAAGGAAGAGATAGGGAAGAGGGCATTTTATGAGCAAGGAACAACACGAGCAAAGGCATGGAgcccagaaaacaaaaagtaCCTTTGGAGACAAGTAGTTCAGTCCGGCTTAAGCTTAGGTTTTGTTGGGGAGAGCAATGGAAGATAAAGTTAGAAAGGCATAACATAGTGAAAAGAAACCTTTAAAAACCTTTTAATCCTACcctaccattttacagatgaagaaactgaaccaAGGTCACAGTTAAAGGTGGAATTAACAAAAACCCAACTCCTAACTTCCAGCTAAGTACTTTTTTCACTTTACCACATGGGTTGCAGTCAGATTATAGAGAACCCTGAATAAAAGATTACATTTGAAAATGCTTTGAGAACTGTAAAGTGGCATATAGACAGATCATAAAAATTCATTATGCCACATGAGTAGTTCAAACTAAATTCAGTGGGTATAAGGAAGATGTCTGAAAGTTTTGGAGTGAGGAAATAACAAGATCACACCTGTGTTTTAGTAAGTTTCATCtggcttttttaaaagaatctaGAGAGGAAACACCCTCCAATGGGGAAATCATGTAATAGTTTACTAAAAATAGTCCGCATGTGGAGGCCAACAAGAAAAACTGATGTGAGATCCCTGGAAGTGTTCTTGAAGTGTGGTCCCGGTAGGGTCATCACCTCAGCTGGGGactcattagaaatgcaaattctcaggccccatctCAAACTACCAAGGGTGGGCCCAGCAATCCCTTcattaacaagccctccaggcgATCCTGATGCAAGCTcaagtttgagagccactgctctAGGAATTATGCCCCAAACCTAACTACGGCTGAAAGAAGCAAAGGGCTAAAACGTGGAGTTTAGATGAGCAGGAGAATAGTGATACCActaccaaaagaagaaagaattggtcTTGGGAGGGATAAGGAATTTTAGTTTCACGTGAGGATCTAGCTGTCATGTGGAGCTATGTCCAGTagatagtttttttcttttttttttcttgtttttgttttgttttgttttttaaaacattttatatgctttgtttgtttgtatttcttaaaaaaaaaaaatcagtagataGTTTTAAATGAAGaccagaggaggggaaggaagtcaGGACTGGAAATATAAACTACAGCAGAAGTGAGGAGATGGATAAAGTAACCTAGAGAGAAAGTATTCAGAAGTACAGACTAATACAAATCTACTGAAAGTTTGGCAAATGAATTAAGAaccttaaaaaatgtttataaccTTTGACCCAATAATTCCACTTCCAGGTTTTTATTCTAAAGAAAGATTTAGATATGCACAAAGAGTAATGCCCATAAAAATTACAATCATTTGGAAATATAGTGAGTGTAACTAACTGCAACGATTTGtaggtgtgattgtggttgaaagggaaagtttagggtcggCTCCATTAGCTAGAACacaacaaaacaattaaaaatcatGTATTCATAAATACCTAATGAAtgggaaaatgttcacaataaaACATTAAGTGAATAAAAGCAGGATAATACTATAAATAATATAATCACTTTTTTTGTAAAAATGGTATTTGTGTATATTAAATAAGTGTATATACTACAAACATTCACATGGACACacaaatttaagtaaaaatattgaGAGAAAATGACCCAATTATAAATAGTGGCTCCCTGgatagtaatttttattttttcttctttattttcctctgtattttctacattatTAACAGAATGAGTACAAATCATTTTTatcactttaaaaaacaaaacttaagacAAAATGATCAGAATATGTACAGACTAGACTTGGGATAGAGTTGCATTTGCaggataaaaggaagaaaagagcaggtaagggaaaaaaataaaagactccCTCTGAGAAACTCAAGTAACTAGGCATGTCACAAATACTCAGAAAGGACTGGTGGGCCATGTTAACTGccacagaggagcccaggagaaTGAGGACTGAGGAAAGGACACTGGCCTGAGCGGTTAGGAAGTTACACTTGATACTTTAAAAAGAACTTTTGTAACAcacctttctttattctttttcacttctcCTCTTTTCCCATCTCCCTCACTCTTCTCCATCTAGAAAAGGCAGCACAATTTGGTGATAAGGAGTTCAGGCATTGAATCCTCACCCCACCACTCCCAAGATGTAGGATCTTGAGCAAGTCTCTTACCTTTCTGAGACttaattttctcatccataaaatggaaagtGATATTAGTACCTGCCTTATAGGATTGTTACAAGAATTTAGCGAACTAATATTGTTAGTATTTAGAGCAGTGCCTGACATACAGATACCAGCCTACCAGAGGCACTGCTTAGACCCACTTAAAACAATTCTCTTAGAAAAAAGCTCTAAAGCCACTGAGCTTTACACCATGGTCCCTGAACCACAAAGGGTCCCAGCAAAGATTCCCCTTAATCTTCATTATCTTTTGTAAAACCACAAGGCACCCATGGGAAAACTGTTGCTTTCCACTCTCCTGACTATGCATTTCTGTTTTCCTGCTTACTCCCCACTGTGTCTCTAGTGCCTGACATAGAGACTTGGCACTGAGTAACATCtcaaaaatgtttgctgaatgaatggatgaaattcttccttctctatTATTCTGGAAGACGTTGATAAGATGTACCAGAAACAGTAAGTTCAAAGTCACAGCCTTTTTTCTACTTAAAAGACACAGAAaggtcagaggaaaaaaaaaaaaaaaaaaagacacaggacCCATGGGCTATTTTTCTCtgaagcctcaatttcctcagatATAAACTGGGGATACAAACACCTATAGCTACCTCACTATGCTGCGGGGattaaatcaaacaaaatattaCATGAAAGCCcactgaaaagaataaaatagtatAGATGTCAagtattattattctgattctgatatGGTCTAGCTATATCAATAATAGTGAAtcagggaaagagaagataaCTTGATTCGAGGAAACAAATGTTGACTTGAAAACTGCTATGACATATGGAAGCATACGAAAGGCTATGGGATTTTGTTACTTTATTCCAATTTCCAGTTCTTCTCTTATCACAGAATTAGATATAATCCTGGAAATAAGTCTCTCCATCTGGCATACCCTTTAATCCTCTAAGTAGCCTGAAAATTCCTCCACTGCCCTACAGGCAGCTTTGAAAATTAAAGGCTTTGCCACATTAAATGGGCCATCCTACACACTCTCAACGGTGTGATACTTTGCAATCTAAGCATGCCCACAAGGGGGCATAGGAAGAGATGGGGTGACTGAAGGTGGCAGAGAACCACTCACTTGGCTGGGGGCAGGGATAACATCTTGTGCATGGTGGAGGTCATTCGATCTCTGCCCAGACTGAAGGCATCCTTAGTCAGGGACACAGCTTCCTTGGTGAGGTCCATGGTGGCATGTAGGGCCTCCTTGGTGGCATCCTTGGTCATGTGAATAGCACTTGACAACTCTCCCTCAATGTTTTTCAAGGGAATGAGCTCACCCTGTCCATTCACAGTGGTATCTCTGCCACCTGTGGACTTCAACACAGCTGGTGAGCTAGGTGCTTGGGCTCTGCTCCCTCTCTTGGTCTGAAGAGACTCAACTGCCTCATGGCCTATCCCTGCCAGCTGCTGTGCAAGTGAACCTGGGTCCTGCAGTTCTCCATTACTATGGAGAGGCAGTGGCCTATCCTGGGATGCATCCAGATTTTCAATGCCACTATCTTCCAGGACCTTCTCAGGACTTGCTGGGCCCTGGTCTGAGGAAGCATCAGACTTCAGCTCCCGATCCTCTGAAGGACAGAGCTCCGAATCTATGAGGCTGGTAGTATCTGAACCTGCAGAGTCGGCCTTACCAGCCCCAGGGGCAGGATGCATGAGCAAAGCCACCTCAGCGCTGGGGAAGAGGAGTCCAATGCAAGCTGTCTGGGACTGCAGGGGAGACCCAGTAATGGCCTCTGTATCTTTAGTCAGCTGTTCCTGAAGACCCTGCAGCACCTCCTTCAGGCGAAGCAGAGCCAAGTACTGGTAGTGGTCAAGCCTCACTCGGACATGGGAGGAGGAGTGTACAAGCATGTGAACATCTGCTGCATCCTCTAGCTCTGTCAGTGGTCCTTTGCTGTCCACACCACCACTGCCTTCCCTCAGAACTTCCATGACTTCTGTAAGTCCTGATAGGCTTTTCAAATCATGCTCAGTCTTTGATCTCTGATGGGACACAGAGTCAGGGACAAGAGCCTCAGATTGGCCAGGACTTCCAAAGCTGGCTGATAGTTTTAGTCTCCCCTCTGTAGATGAAAGGAGCTTCTGCGCCTCAGCTTGCTGCCAGCGGAGGGGCTGACAGGCCCAAATGGACAAGGGGAAAGGGGCCACAAAATTCAAGGTATGACCTTTGAAGTTCTCTGTTCCCTCAAAGTCCAAGGAGATCTGGGCAAAGTGGAGGGACCAAAGATCCTGGGACGCCTTAGGCCTCTTGAGAGGGAGGGTACCAGGCTGAGGGAGGTGGGATTCCATCTGGAAGGCATGATGCAAAAAAAGCATGTGCAGAAGGCTAAAGCCACCTGGGACCTTGGGAAAGCGAATATAATTGGAATGAAAGAACTCAGCAGCAGTAAAACCCCGGAAGAGGTTCTGGAGATCTGGACAGCTACAATGTGGGGCATGACGTGTATTGGTGGCAGTCATTCTTGATGCAGAAATGGCAAGAGCCTGGGGACGATGCAACCTagcctcctctctcttctccagtGGGAAGCTCACcttcagagagaaaataaaatacaattcagAATGGCCATTTGAGTATCTCAACATCCCACCATGTACACAGACATGACAGATTATTTGGGTCTGTTTTCCTTACTTCCATCAAATGGACAATGGAATCCTGGATAACAGCCAGGAGAGATGCAGATGTGTCTACCAACAGGGAACAAAAATTTCACTCTCTCCCTACCTTCAACCAGAAAGCATCTAGTCGGATGTCCAAGTGTTCATCTTTCTGGCTTGAATCTTCCAGCTTATAGATAGCTTTGAACTGCTCCAAGCTGTGGTATAAATCCAGGCAGAAGAGGTTTCCCCAGAGCAAACTGACAGGATCCATGGTAAATGTCAGACCATTTAACTGAATGTAGAGATTGGGACAGGGAACTAAAAAGCGGGGAATAAAAGAGTCACCAGGTACAAAGCAGCAGCTAGACTCCTACTTAccagctaatatttattttatttcatgagaGCAAAGGTGGACATTATACAGGGCAGAGTTTTTAACAAAGGCATGCTAAATTAACTCAAACACCTAAAGTTCTAAAAACAAATGAGAATGTAAATAGTAACCCCAAGGCAGACAAATGTGAACAGCATAAGCTAGACAGTAAGAAATGGTCAGGCCAGATGTTTACCTGGAAGCTCCGGATTATCTGGGAAGTAATACTCTGTAAACTCAATATGAATGGCAGAGACCTGAGTGGGTAGGTTATAGAGTTTTCGACTACAGGAAAGGAGTGTAGATGGCTTCTTACTTGGTTGTCTGGCTGTAGAAACCTAAGCAATCACAAGTTACTATTAGCATTTATAGTACCACCCAAAACAGAATTCAATTTCCTGTGAGCAAAGTACAAAAGGCTCTCCTAATCTTCCAAAATCTGTCAAAATGGAGCTTAGTGCTTTTCACACATAGTCCAGTCATTCTCACACCTGCCTAACACTATCCACAAGTTGGTTTTTTCAATGGAAGGTTTGCAGTAGGGCATTCAGAGGAAAATGGGGAATTCCCAATACCGATCTCAGCAGTCTTGCTCAGAAAGAAACAGACCAAGTCATCAACCCACCCAAAAGTGATGGGAGCAGCCCCTGAATTTCACAACCTTGTTCACACTGTCCCAGTTGCCTTCCAAAATGAACTGTACCACCCCTTTCCAACCAAGTTTCCCCATATCCCGGGACCCTCACCTGGTGGATATCTAGGTCATCCACCCGTACTACCATGCAGCTAGAGCGTAAGCGATTCCATGCTGGGGGCCGAAAGGCAGCCTGTTGGCACTGAGAGGGACTTCTCTCAAGCATGTTCTTTCGAGGACTAGAGAGagaatctaaataaaaataagaatataggaAAGAGAATCAGATACATTCGACTCTCATTATTAATAGAATTAGGAAAGTAAAAATCCTAAGGTCATTAATGCTATATGTAGGAAAGTGAGCTTAACACTGTCTAATTCCTGGATGGAACTCAAAAACTGTTTTCTCCTTAAGACCAAGGCAAAAGCTTACTGAAAAGAGATCATGACAACTCAATTTCTCTTCAAAATTCCAGCTATCTCTGGGTACAAACACAACTTTGTAAATAAAGAAGTCACTGATGTCCCTCCGAGGAAGAAAACTGGCATAATTAGCTAAAAATAAGTTAGGGATAAATTAGCTAATCCATTGCTTTATCTCCACTGGTTATTCA includes the following:
- the UHRF1BP1 gene encoding UHRF1-binding protein 1 isoform X4 encodes the protein MDSLPLPLLQDRLQGYSVNPNWQQSDLRLTRITDPRRGEVLTFKEITWQTLRIEADATDNGDQDPVTTPLRLITNQGRIQIALKRRTKDCNVIASKLMFLLDDLLWVLTDSQLKAMMKYAESLSEAMEKSAQQRKSLAPEPVQITPPVPSAQQSWAQAFSGSQANSNSSSSRLSQYFEKFDVKESSYHLLISRLDLHICDDSQSREPGVSANRLMGGAMQLTFRKMAFDYYPFHWAGRRIPNGGNSSMAQRIEGDSCKHWVRHCEAMETRGQWAQKLVMEFQSKLEKWHEETGLNPPWHLEVDSPLRRKADSLSSPRKNMLERSPSQCQQAAFRPPAWNRLRSSCMVVRVDDLDIHQVSTARQPSKKPSTLLSCSRKLYNLPTQVSAIHIEFTEYYFPDNPELPVPCPNLYIQLNGLTFTMDPVSLLWGNLFCLDLYHSLEQFKAIYKLEDSSQKDEHLDIRLDAFWLKVSFPLEKREEARLHRPQALAISASRMTATNTRHAPHCSCPDLQNLFRGFTAAEFFHSNYIRFPKVPGGFSLLHMLFLHHAFQMESHLPQPGTLPLKRPKASQDLWSLHFAQISLDFEGTENFKGHTLNFVAPFPLSIWACQPLRWQQAEAQKLLSSTEGRLKLSASFGSPGQSEALVPDSVSHQRSKTEHDLKSLSGLTEVMEVLREGSGGVDSKGPLTELEDAADVHMLVHSSSHVRVRLDHYQYLALLRLKEVLQGLQEQLTKDTEAITGSPLQSQTACIGLLFPSAEVALLMHPAPGAGKADSAGSDTTSLIDSELCPSEDRELKSDASSDQGPASPEKVLEDSGIENLDASQDRPLPLHSNGELQDPGSLAQQLAGIGHEAVESLQTKRGSRAQAPSSPAVLKSTGGRDTTVNGQGELIPLKNIEGELSSAIHMTKDATKEALHATMDLTKEAVSLTKDAFSLGRDRMTSTMHKMLSLPPAKEPIAKIDEGMAAPVSGGAARLRFFSMKRTVSQQSFDGVSLDNSGPEDQISVDSDGSDSFVMLLESESGPESLPPGSLPNVLGDAAVEGSPVVDNYGQGSPEANSSVSPSGADLSLHLVSVLVLKVNEVSFGLEVHGEDLTVALQAEELTLQQLGTMGLWQFLHGHCPDTSFQESSTLNTGHVSPAVGLRFEVGPGAAVHSPLAIQNGFLHFLLRGCDLELFTSVLNSLGPFLEDEEIPVIVPMQIELLNSRITLKDDIPPVYPTSPGPIPITLAMEHIVLKRSDDGIFHIGAAAEDRPPKEVPKSEKRQPPKEQLFLVPTVEAFGQQVKELPILQKELIETKQALANANQDKEKLLQEIRKYNPLFEL
- the UHRF1BP1 gene encoding UHRF1-binding protein 1 isoform X1, whose translation is MAGIIKKQILKHLSRFTKNLSPDKINLSTLKGEGQLTNLELDEEVLQNVLELPTWLAITRVYCNRASIRIQWTKLKTHPICLCLDKVEVEMKTCEEPRPPNGQSPIALASGQSEYGFAEKVVEGMFIIVNSITIKIHSKAFHASFELWQLQGYSVNPNWQQSDLRLTRITDPRRGEVLTFKEITWQTLRIEADATDNGDQDPVTTPLRLITNQGRIQIALKRRTKDCNVIASKLMFLLDDLLWVLTDSQLKAMMKYAESLSEAMEKSAQQRKSLAPEPVQITPPVPSAQQSWAQAFSGSQANSNSSSSRLSQYFEKFDVKESSYHLLISRLDLHICDDSQSREPGVSANRLMGGAMQLTFRKMAFDYYPFHWAGRRIPNGGNSSMAQRIEGDSCKHWVRHCEAMETRGQWAQKLVMEFQSKLEKWHEETGLNPPWHLEVDSPLRRKADSLSSPRKNMLERSPSQCQQAAFRPPAWNRLRSSCMVVRVDDLDIHQVSTARQPSKKPSTLLSCSRKLYNLPTQVSAIHIEFTEYYFPDNPELPVPCPNLYIQLNGLTFTMDPVSLLWGNLFCLDLYHSLEQFKAIYKLEDSSQKDEHLDIRLDAFWLKVSFPLEKREEARLHRPQALAISASRMTATNTRHAPHCSCPDLQNLFRGFTAAEFFHSNYIRFPKVPGGFSLLHMLFLHHAFQMESHLPQPGTLPLKRPKASQDLWSLHFAQISLDFEGTENFKGHTLNFVAPFPLSIWACQPLRWQQAEAQKLLSSTEGRLKLSASFGSPGQSEALVPDSVSHQRSKTEHDLKSLSGLTEVMEVLREGSGGVDSKGPLTELEDAADVHMLVHSSSHVRVRLDHYQYLALLRLKEVLQGLQEQLTKDTEAITGSPLQSQTACIGLLFPSAEVALLMHPAPGAGKADSAGSDTTSLIDSELCPSEDRELKSDASSDQGPASPEKVLEDSGIENLDASQDRPLPLHSNGELQDPGSLAQQLAGIGHEAVESLQTKRGSRAQAPSSPAVLKSTGGRDTTVNGQGELIPLKNIEGELSSAIHMTKDATKEALHATMDLTKEAVSLTKDAFSLGRDRMTSTMHKMLSLPPAKEPIAKIDEGMAAPVSGGAARLRFFSMKRTVSQQSFDGVSLDNSGPEDQISVDSDGSDSFVMLLESESGPESLPPGSLPNVLGDAAVEGSPVVDNYGQGSPEANSSVSPSGADLSLHLVSVLVLKVNEVSFGLEVHGEDLTVALQAEELTLQQLGTMGLWQFLHGHCPDTSFQESSTLNTGHVSPAVGLRFEVGPGAAVHSPLAIQNGFLHFLLRGCDLELFTSVLNSLGPFLEDEEIPVIVPMQIELLNSRITLKDDIPPVYPTSPGPIPITLAMEHIVLKRSDDGIFHIGAAAEDRPPKEVPKSEKRQPPKEQLFLVPTVEAFGQQVKELPILQKELIETKQALANANQDKEKLLQEIRKYNPLFEL
- the UHRF1BP1 gene encoding UHRF1-binding protein 1 isoform X3, which gives rise to MAGIIKKQILKHLSREYGFAEKVVEGMFIIVNSITIKIHSKAFHASFELWQLQGYSVNPNWQQSDLRLTRITDPRRGEVLTFKEITWQTLRIEADATDNGDQDPVTTPLRLITNQGRIQIALKRRTKDCNVIASKLMFLLDDLLWVLTDSQLKAMMKYAESLSEAMEKSAQQRKSLAPEPVQITPPVPSAQQSWAQAFSGSQANSNSSSSRLSQYFEKFDVKESSYHLLISRLDLHICDDSQSREPGVSANRLMGGAMQLTFRKMAFDYYPFHWAGRRIPNGGNSSMAQRIEGDSCKHWVRHCEAMETRGQWAQKLVMEFQSKLEKWHEETGLNPPWHLEVDSPLRRKADSLSSPRKNMLERSPSQCQQAAFRPPAWNRLRSSCMVVRVDDLDIHQVSTARQPSKKPSTLLSCSRKLYNLPTQVSAIHIEFTEYYFPDNPELPVPCPNLYIQLNGLTFTMDPVSLLWGNLFCLDLYHSLEQFKAIYKLEDSSQKDEHLDIRLDAFWLKVSFPLEKREEARLHRPQALAISASRMTATNTRHAPHCSCPDLQNLFRGFTAAEFFHSNYIRFPKVPGGFSLLHMLFLHHAFQMESHLPQPGTLPLKRPKASQDLWSLHFAQISLDFEGTENFKGHTLNFVAPFPLSIWACQPLRWQQAEAQKLLSSTEGRLKLSASFGSPGQSEALVPDSVSHQRSKTEHDLKSLSGLTEVMEVLREGSGGVDSKGPLTELEDAADVHMLVHSSSHVRVRLDHYQYLALLRLKEVLQGLQEQLTKDTEAITGSPLQSQTACIGLLFPSAEVALLMHPAPGAGKADSAGSDTTSLIDSELCPSEDRELKSDASSDQGPASPEKVLEDSGIENLDASQDRPLPLHSNGELQDPGSLAQQLAGIGHEAVESLQTKRGSRAQAPSSPAVLKSTGGRDTTVNGQGELIPLKNIEGELSSAIHMTKDATKEALHATMDLTKEAVSLTKDAFSLGRDRMTSTMHKMLSLPPAKEPIAKIDEGMAAPVSGGAARLRFFSMKRTVSQQSFDGVSLDNSGPEDQISVDSDGSDSFVMLLESESGPESLPPGSLPNVLGDAAVEGSPVVDNYGQGSPEANSSVSPSGADLSLHLVSVLVLKVNEVSFGLEVHGEDLTVALQAEELTLQQLGTMGLWQFLHGHCPDTSFQESSTLNTGHVSPAVGLRFEVGPGAAVHSPLAIQNGFLHFLLRGCDLELFTSVLNSLGPFLEDEEIPVIVPMQIELLNSRITLKDDIPPVYPTSPGPIPITLAMEHIVLKRSDDGIFHIGAAAEDRPPKEVPKSEKRQPPKEQLFLVPTVEAFGQQVKELPILQKELIETKQALANANQDKEKLLQEIRKYNPLFEL
- the UHRF1BP1 gene encoding UHRF1-binding protein 1 isoform X2 — translated: MAGIIKKQILKHLSRFTKNLSPDKINLSTLKGEGQLTNLELDEEVLQNVLELPTWLAITRVYCNRASIRIQWTKLKTHPICLCLDKVEVEMKTCEEPRPPNGQSPIALASGQSEYGFAEKVVEGMFIIVNSITIKIHSKAFHASFELWQLQGYSVNPNWQQSDLRLTRITDPRRGEVLTFKEITWQTLRIEADATDNGDQDPVTTPLRLITNQGRIQIALKRRTKDCNVIASKLMFLLDDLLWVLTDSQLKAMMKYAESLSEAMEKSAQQRKSLAPEPVQITPPVPSAQQSWAQAFSGSQANSNSSSSRLSQYFEKFDVKESSYHLLISRLDLHICDDSQSREPGVSANRLMGGAMQLTFRKMAFDYYPFHWAGDSCKHWVRHCEAMETRGQWAQKLVMEFQSKLEKWHEETGLNPPWHLEVDSPLRRKADSLSSPRKNMLERSPSQCQQAAFRPPAWNRLRSSCMVVRVDDLDIHQVSTARQPSKKPSTLLSCSRKLYNLPTQVSAIHIEFTEYYFPDNPELPVPCPNLYIQLNGLTFTMDPVSLLWGNLFCLDLYHSLEQFKAIYKLEDSSQKDEHLDIRLDAFWLKVSFPLEKREEARLHRPQALAISASRMTATNTRHAPHCSCPDLQNLFRGFTAAEFFHSNYIRFPKVPGGFSLLHMLFLHHAFQMESHLPQPGTLPLKRPKASQDLWSLHFAQISLDFEGTENFKGHTLNFVAPFPLSIWACQPLRWQQAEAQKLLSSTEGRLKLSASFGSPGQSEALVPDSVSHQRSKTEHDLKSLSGLTEVMEVLREGSGGVDSKGPLTELEDAADVHMLVHSSSHVRVRLDHYQYLALLRLKEVLQGLQEQLTKDTEAITGSPLQSQTACIGLLFPSAEVALLMHPAPGAGKADSAGSDTTSLIDSELCPSEDRELKSDASSDQGPASPEKVLEDSGIENLDASQDRPLPLHSNGELQDPGSLAQQLAGIGHEAVESLQTKRGSRAQAPSSPAVLKSTGGRDTTVNGQGELIPLKNIEGELSSAIHMTKDATKEALHATMDLTKEAVSLTKDAFSLGRDRMTSTMHKMLSLPPAKEPIAKIDEGMAAPVSGGAARLRFFSMKRTVSQQSFDGVSLDNSGPEDQISVDSDGSDSFVMLLESESGPESLPPGSLPNVLGDAAVEGSPVVDNYGQGSPEANSSVSPSGADLSLHLVSVLVLKVNEVSFGLEVHGEDLTVALQAEELTLQQLGTMGLWQFLHGHCPDTSFQESSTLNTGHVSPAVGLRFEVGPGAAVHSPLAIQNGFLHFLLRGCDLELFTSVLNSLGPFLEDEEIPVIVPMQIELLNSRITLKDDIPPVYPTSPGPIPITLAMEHIVLKRSDDGIFHIGAAAEDRPPKEVPKSEKRQPPKEQLFLVPTVEAFGQQVKELPILQKELIETKQALANANQDKEKLLQEIRKYNPLFEL